A stretch of the Candidatus Nealsonbacteria bacterium genome encodes the following:
- a CDS encoding prepilin-type N-terminal cleavage/methylation domain-containing protein, with amino-acid sequence MIKNMKGFTFIELIIYIAILSVILVLVGNLTWNIIQGNTKNASYREVQQNISFAMEKITKDLRLGSNPNIFSVLDGVLYQNNIPLTTAQVKVINFQITPIANTYKIGLSIEYNNPSNRNEYKAAIVLNSTVTLTAIGSVPSQGCWGIGGSCDPICQHNSYGSLISYYANPGCTSTCPVAGSFYINSGGACSNDGTGSCHKMGNSLTASTSCSQGASCGGTCLGICTPCSGLNQAQCSQQQRCRWFSFSGGRCFGRCTICSNFSDQTFCQNQLGCSWQSTGWNWTLSNSQGGYSSYANCEWYVQ; translated from the coding sequence ATGATTAAAAACATGAAAGGATTTACTTTTATTGAATTAATAATTTACATAGCCATTCTTTCTGTTATTTTAGTTTTAGTTGGCAATCTTACTTGGAATATTATTCAAGGCAATACCAAGAATGCTTCTTATAGAGAAGTTCAGCAAAATATCAGTTTTGCTATGGAAAAAATTACTAAAGACCTTAGGCTAGGCTCCAACCCCAATATTTTTTCTGTTTTAGATGGAGTTCTTTACCAGAACAATATTCCTCTTACTACCGCTCAAGTTAAGGTAATAAATTTCCAAATTACTCCCATTGCTAATACTTATAAAATTGGCTTAAGTATTGAATACAATAATCCTAGCAACAGAAATGAATATAAAGCAGCGATAGTTTTAAACTCAACGGTAACTTTAACGGCAATAGGCAGCGTGCCTTCTCAGGGCTGTTGGGGAATCGGAGGCTCTTGCGACCCTATTTGTCAACATAATAGTTACGGTTCTTTAATCAGTTACTATGCTAATCCTGGTTGTACTTCTACCTGTCCTGTTGCCGGTTCTTTCTATATTAATTCCGGTGGCGCTTGCAGTAATGATGGAACAGGTTCTTGCCACAAGATGGGAAATTCTTTAACTGCATCTACTTCTTGTTCGCAGGGAGCAAGTTGTGGAGGCACTTGCTTGGGGATATGTACTCCCTGTTCAGGTTTAAATCAGGCCCAGTGTTCTCAACAACAGCGTTGCCGGTGGTTTTCTTTTTCTGGAGGGCGGTGTTTTGGTCGGTGCACTATCTGTAGTAATTTTTCCGACCAAACTTTTTGTCAAAATCAATTAGGATGTTCATGGCAGAGCACAGGATGGAATTGGACCCTAAGTAATTCTCAAGGAGGTTATTCTTCCTACGCTAATTGTGAATGGTATGTCCAATAA
- the nusB gene encoding transcription antitermination factor NusB, protein MSSRHLSRSIAMQSLYEWDFYGQKPEALKKIVERNIKEFGPGLESVDFIWKLIDGVTSNLSQLNQIIEKTAPEWPLEQITIIDRNVLRIGLYELIYEDKSEVPPKVAINEAIELAKNFGGESSGKFINGVLGTVYKEMEKISGAKEEKKENKKV, encoded by the coding sequence ATGTCCAGCCGACATCTTTCTCGTTCTATCGCCATGCAGAGTTTGTATGAGTGGGATTTTTACGGCCAAAAACCGGAGGCTCTTAAAAAAATTGTTGAAAGAAACATAAAAGAATTCGGTCCCGGATTGGAAAGCGTGGATTTTATTTGGAAATTGATTGACGGAGTGACTTCTAATTTATCCCAGTTAAACCAGATTATTGAAAAAACCGCACCCGAATGGCCTTTGGAACAAATCACAATAATCGACAGGAATGTTTTAAGAATCGGTCTTTATGAGTTGATTTACGAAGACAAAAGCGAAGTTCCTCCCAAGGTGGCGATTAACGAAGCTATAGAATTAGCCAAGAATTTTGGCGGTGAGAGTTCGGGAAAGTTCATTAACGGAGTTCTGGGCACGGTTTACAAAGAAATGGAAAAAATAAGCGGAGCCAAAGAAGAAAAAAAAGAAAATAAAAAAGTCTGA
- a CDS encoding type II secretion system protein has translation MTVKKSQKAFTLIEILLVIGIFSILAILTLPLSLDFYKKYQLDIYTQEIVQALRRAQLKSMSVEQDSRFGIYLAEGNYVLFRGNSYAVRELQYDEIFDIPYNISLSGLSEIVFSKLSGLPSVSGDIILTNGNEERIININSIGRISYKIKLVSPPPPPPLNCWGTGGSCDSLCQYLNYGTLTSYYVNPGCATSCLATGSIYVGPSGFCSTDGTGNCYKMESPAVQYTSSSQGTSCRGACSGVCRPCTLLRTQSTCINQRGCSWVSGRCLGTCLSCSDSYFNNRVLCENQRICSWADTSWYWNLSNSQNGYNSYVTCQWY, from the coding sequence ATGACCGTAAAGAAATCTCAGAAAGCTTTTACTTTGATTGAGATTTTGCTTGTGATTGGAATATTTTCAATCTTGGCGATTCTTACTTTGCCTTTATCTTTGGATTTTTATAAAAAATACCAGCTTGATATTTATACTCAGGAAATCGTTCAGGCCCTAAGAAGAGCTCAATTAAAGTCAATGTCAGTTGAGCAAGATTCAAGATTCGGAATTTATTTAGCCGAAGGAAACTATGTTTTATTCAGGGGCAATTCTTATGCGGTCCGGGAATTGCAATATGATGAAATTTTTGACATTCCTTATAATATTTCTTTAAGCGGGTTGTCGGAAATAGTTTTTTCTAAACTATCTGGCCTGCCATCGGTTAGTGGCGATATTATTTTAACCAATGGCAACGAAGAAAGAATTATAAATATTAATAGCATAGGAAGAATAAGTTATAAAATAAAATTAGTATCACCACCTCCTCCGCCACCGCTCAATTGTTGGGGAACCGGAGGTTCTTGCGATTCTCTTTGTCAATATTTAAACTATGGAACTTTAACGAGTTATTATGTAAACCCAGGTTGTGCCACTTCTTGTCTTGCTACCGGTTCAATTTATGTAGGCCCAAGTGGTTTTTGTAGCACAGACGGTACGGGTAATTGTTATAAAATGGAAAGTCCTGCTGTTCAATACACTTCCTCTTCTCAGGGAACAAGTTGCAGAGGCGCTTGTTCGGGAGTATGCAGGCCTTGTACTCTTCTCCGCACCCAATCAACATGTATTAACCAACGTGGTTGTAGTTGGGTTTCAGGAAGATGTCTAGGAACATGTTTGTCGTGTTCTGATTCTTATTTTAATAATAGGGTCTTATGCGAGAATCAAAGAATTTGTTCTTGGGCAGATACAAGTTGGTATTGGAATTTAAGTAATTCTCAAAATGGATACAATTCTTATGTTACATGTCAATGGTATTGA
- a CDS encoding response regulator → MSEEKQKILMIEEDRFLRKIYKNKLSKENFEFIEATNGEEGLNKVISENPDVVLLDLILTRKSGFDVLVEMKRNRKTKKIPVIILSNLGQESDIQRGLSLGAKEYLVKTEISLSDVVNKIKEWAVKIKT, encoded by the coding sequence ATGAGTGAAGAAAAACAAAAAATATTAATGATAGAAGAGGACCGTTTTTTAAGGAAGATTTATAAAAATAAATTATCAAAAGAAAACTTTGAATTCATTGAGGCTACCAACGGAGAGGAAGGCTTGAATAAAGTAATTTCTGAAAATCCGGATGTCGTTTTGCTGGATTTGATTCTAACAAGAAAAAGCGGTTTTGATGTTTTGGTTGAAATGAAGAGAAACAGAAAAACCAAAAAAATTCCCGTTATCATTCTTTCCAACCTTGGCCAGGAATCAGACATTCAGAGGGGTCTTTCTTTGGGAGCAAAAGAATATTTGGTTAAAACTGAAATTAGTCTTTCTGATGTGGTTAATAAAATAAAAGAATGGGCGGTTAAAATAAAAACATGA
- a CDS encoding type II secretion system F family protein: MFNFQKEKMLFAEHLSLLIKGGTTLNEALDILKEESKSRTFKKALDSVSKRILEGESLNKSLARYPKIFNKFFQNVVKVGEESGTLEENLKYLSLCLKNQYSLKQKLLGALMYPIIVIALALVIVSGTMIFILPKLFTTLNVIEAQLPLSTKILFGISVFIQKYWIFLIVIFIFLILIYKIFNYIKITRFYFHKIIFFMPFFGTTNKNSNLAEFSRVFFTLLKSGVPILEAFDICNETVTSDVYKKYLKLVKARVEKGQKLSKSFKAFPKIFPSIFSQMILVGEKSGTLEESMSYLAEFYEQEADSALKNFSAIIEPILLILVGFFVAFIALSIITPIYQITSNLSQ; encoded by the coding sequence ATGTTTAATTTTCAAAAAGAAAAAATGTTATTTGCCGAGCATCTTTCTTTGTTAATCAAGGGCGGAACAACCCTTAACGAGGCATTGGACATTTTGAAAGAAGAATCAAAATCAAGAACCTTTAAAAAAGCCCTGGACAGTGTTTCCAAAAGAATTTTAGAAGGAGAAAGCCTGAATAAAAGCTTGGCAAGATATCCTAAAATTTTTAATAAATTTTTTCAAAACGTGGTAAAAGTAGGGGAGGAAAGCGGAACTCTTGAGGAAAATTTAAAATATTTGAGCCTTTGCCTTAAAAACCAATACTCCTTAAAACAAAAATTATTGGGCGCCTTGATGTATCCCATTATTGTTATTGCCTTAGCTTTAGTTATTGTTTCAGGAACCATGATTTTTATTTTGCCAAAATTATTTACCACACTAAATGTTATTGAAGCTCAACTGCCTTTATCTACCAAAATTTTATTTGGAATCAGTGTTTTTATACAAAAATACTGGATTTTTTTAATAGTAATTTTTATTTTTTTAATTTTAATTTATAAAATTTTTAATTATATAAAAATTACCAGGTTTTATTTTCATAAAATTATTTTTTTTATGCCTTTTTTCGGAACTACCAATAAAAATAGCAATTTGGCTGAATTTTCCCGGGTTTTTTTCACTCTTCTGAAAAGCGGAGTGCCGATTCTGGAAGCTTTTGATATTTGCAATGAAACGGTAACCAGTGATGTTTATAAAAAATATTTGAAATTAGTAAAAGCTCGCGTTGAAAAGGGACAAAAGCTCAGCAAATCTTTTAAGGCGTTTCCTAAGATTTTTCCTTCAATTTTTTCCCAGATGATTTTGGTCGGTGAAAAGTCAGGAACCCTGGAAGAAAGCATGTCTTATTTGGCTGAGTTTTACGAACAGGAAGCCGACTCGGCTCTTAAAAACTTTTCTGCAATAATAGAACCTATTCTGTTAATTTTAGTCGGATTTTTTGTTGCTTTCATTGCTCTATCCATAATTACTCCAATTTATCAGATTACCAGTAATCTGTCTCAATAA
- the rpmF gene encoding 50S ribosomal protein L32: MAVPRKKHTKSHRNNRRRNIFITPPSLNKCSKCGKFVLPHAICWNCGYYKGFEVINVLQKLEKKERKQREKEIKTKEGEAQEEKPLSAEGLSKK; encoded by the coding sequence ATGGCAGTTCCAAGAAAAAAACATACTAAAAGCCATCGGAATAATCGCCGGAGGAATATTTTTATTACTCCGCCATCTTTAAATAAATGTTCAAAATGCGGAAAGTTTGTTTTGCCGCATGCTATTTGTTGGAATTGCGGTTATTACAAGGGCTTTGAGGTAATAAATGTTCTGCAAAAATTGGAGAAGAAAGAAAGAAAACAAAGAGAAAAAGAAATTAAAACAAAGGAAGGCGAGGCCCAAGAAGAAAAGCCCTTGAGCGCAGAGGGTTTGTCAAAAAAATAA
- a CDS encoding prepilin-type N-terminal cleavage/methylation domain-containing protein: protein MKNKGFTLIELLIVVGILAVLIGAIAAAVNPPKQFAKANNSRRWADIMNIMNAVSQNIIEGKGVFTTSSSCTQLIPTTTATNIQKTGGYDLCACIVPNFIGSLAVDPLQGSPANGVTDCAAAYSTYYQIQRNEITGRITITAPLAQSEGGTTPVISLTR, encoded by the coding sequence ATGAAAAACAAGGGTTTTACTTTAATCGAATTATTGATAGTAGTTGGAATTTTAGCTGTTTTAATAGGCGCAATAGCTGCTGCAGTTAACCCGCCGAAACAATTTGCCAAAGCCAATAATTCTCGACGCTGGGCGGATATTATGAATATTATGAATGCGGTTTCCCAAAATATAATTGAAGGAAAAGGAGTGTTTACCACATCTTCATCGTGCACACAGCTTATTCCTACGACAACCGCCACTAACATACAAAAGACAGGAGGTTATGACCTTTGTGCTTGCATAGTTCCCAACTTCATAGGAAGTTTGGCAGTGGATCCGTTGCAAGGCTCTCCGGCCAATGGAGTAACAGATTGCGCCGCAGCTTATAGCACATATTACCAGATTCAACGAAACGAAATTACCGGCCGAATAACAATTACTGCTCCTCTTGCCCAATCAGAAGGCGGAACAACACCTGTAATTTCTCTTACCCGTTAA
- a CDS encoding GspE/PulE family protein: MIITENLLKKILVDTEIISLKDFNLAIDQACQKSEPLEQIIIEKGFISDDELGQLIADEIGFPVINLRKIKINKEVLSIVPEIVAKKQEIIVFERIKEGLKVAMANPENLEIREFIERKTGEKVIPYFATKNSIKDSFKFYRKEIKEEFEEIIGKNIEDLKKVKDKEEPLPAIKTVDLILNSGYENRASDIHIEPYENKIILRYRIDGVLHDVLTLPKEVQDFLVSRIKIMARLRTDVHDAAQDGHFSFPTANEKVDVRVSVVPIEEGEKIVMRVLAEKSKKFDLKELGFLPKDLNLIKENLKKPWGMIISSGPTGCGKTTTLYALLKILNTRDVNIMTIEDPIEYDIEGINQIQVNAKTHLTFSKGLRSIMRQDPNIIMVGEIRDSETAKLAVSAAMTGHLVLSTFHAIDASTVLTRLTDIGIEPYIISSTVNIIIAQRLVRKICPKCIESYEISSQKLEVLLSKDLISKLPKTKKGNICLFKGKGCPVCQKTGYLGRVGIFEILEMNDPIKKLVMEKANASQIRNEALKSGMTPMIDDGLLKAENGLTTLEEILKAVK; encoded by the coding sequence ATGATAATTACGGAAAATCTTTTAAAAAAAATTTTAGTTGATACTGAAATAATTTCTTTAAAAGATTTCAATTTAGCCATAGACCAAGCCTGCCAGAAATCAGAGCCTCTTGAGCAGATAATTATAGAAAAAGGATTTATTTCCGACGATGAATTAGGACAGCTTATTGCCGATGAAATCGGCTTTCCTGTTATTAATTTAAGAAAAATAAAGATAAACAAAGAAGTTTTAAGCATAGTTCCCGAGATAGTGGCAAAAAAACAAGAAATAATTGTTTTTGAAAGGATAAAAGAAGGATTGAAGGTTGCAATGGCTAATCCCGAAAATTTGGAAATAAGAGAATTTATTGAAAGAAAAACAGGGGAAAAGGTTATCCCTTATTTTGCCACCAAAAACAGTATCAAAGATTCTTTTAAATTTTACAGGAAAGAAATCAAAGAAGAGTTTGAAGAAATTATCGGAAAAAATATAGAAGATTTAAAAAAAGTAAAAGACAAAGAAGAGCCTCTGCCGGCAATAAAAACAGTGGATTTGATTTTAAATTCGGGTTATGAAAATCGGGCTTCCGACATCCACATTGAGCCTTATGAAAATAAAATAATATTAAGATATCGAATTGACGGAGTTTTGCACGACGTTTTAACCCTGCCTAAAGAAGTTCAGGATTTTTTAGTTTCAAGAATTAAAATCATGGCTCGCTTGAGGACCGACGTTCATGATGCCGCCCAGGACGGGCATTTTTCCTTTCCAACCGCCAACGAAAAAGTTGATGTCCGGGTTTCAGTTGTTCCCATTGAAGAAGGAGAAAAAATAGTGATGAGAGTATTGGCGGAAAAATCAAAAAAATTCGACCTTAAAGAGCTGGGCTTTCTTCCTAAAGACCTGAATCTTATCAAGGAAAATTTAAAAAAGCCCTGGGGAATGATTATTTCTTCGGGTCCCACAGGTTGCGGAAAAACTACGACGCTGTATGCATTGTTAAAAATTTTAAACACCCGCGATGTTAATATAATGACCATTGAAGACCCGATTGAGTATGACATCGAAGGGATTAATCAAATTCAGGTTAATGCAAAAACCCATTTGACTTTTTCCAAAGGGTTAAGATCGATAATGAGACAGGACCCCAATATCATAATGGTCGGGGAAATAAGAGATTCCGAAACCGCTAAACTCGCGGTAAGCGCCGCCATGACCGGCCACTTGGTTCTTTCAACTTTCCATGCCATTGACGCTTCAACGGTTTTAACCAGGCTTACTGACATAGGAATTGAACCCTATATCATATCTTCCACAGTCAACATTATTATTGCCCAAAGATTAGTCCGGAAAATTTGCCCTAAATGCATTGAAAGCTATGAAATTTCATCTCAGAAATTAGAAGTTCTTCTGTCCAAAGATTTAATTTCTAAGTTGCCAAAAACTAAAAAAGGAAACATCTGTCTTTTTAAAGGAAAAGGATGTCCGGTTTGTCAGAAAACCGGATATTTGGGAAGAGTGGGTATTTTTGAAATTTTGGAAATGAACGACCCTATTAAAAAATTGGTAATGGAAAAAGCCAATGCTTCTCAAATTAGAAATGAGGCCTTAAAGTCGGGGATGACTCCGATGATTGACGACGGTCTGTTGAAGGCGGAAAACGGCTTAACGACCCTCGAAGAAATTTTAAAAGCAGTAAAATAA
- the rpsP gene encoding 30S ribosomal protein S16, with protein sequence MLSIRLKRIGKKNQPSFKVIVTEKKKSSKGGTRIEELGFFNPLTKKISLKKERILYWLSKGAKCSDTIHNLLIKQKILEGKKIAVHKKSKKKEEVKPSVPGEKPAVPAAPEKTPEKIAEQKPVEQPKPSEEKKETVSPEPPPEKEKPLEEKK encoded by the coding sequence ATGTTGTCAATAAGATTAAAAAGAATAGGGAAAAAAAATCAACCATCGTTTAAGGTTATTGTTACGGAAAAAAAGAAATCATCTAAAGGCGGAACCAGGATTGAAGAATTGGGTTTTTTTAATCCTTTAACTAAAAAAATATCTTTAAAAAAAGAAAGAATTTTATATTGGCTGAGCAAAGGAGCCAAATGTTCCGATACCATTCATAATTTATTAATCAAACAAAAAATTTTAGAAGGCAAGAAAATTGCCGTTCATAAAAAAAGCAAAAAGAAAGAAGAGGTAAAACCCTCTGTTCCCGGTGAAAAACCTGCAGTTCCGGCAGCTCCGGAAAAGACACCGGAAAAAATCGCAGAACAAAAACCCGTAGAACAACCAAAACCATCCGAAGAAAAAAAAGAAACTGTTTCGCCGGAGCCTCCGCCAGAAAAGGAAAAACCCTTGGAAGAAAAAAAATAG
- the pilM gene encoding pilus assembly protein PilM yields the protein MSFNISDYSVELISLKGFLESPEIRVFGRTVLEKGTVENGKILNKEKLKDSIQKLIKNPDFGKPKTKKIIFSIPESKTLFCTFELPKDLEGDEEEELNFIKREAEQTFPYSLEDLYLDFKINNKEVFLFAVPRETTDEFLEIFKDCKLEPVIFEPESESLFRSLIKGKKDPILIVDIGEKTTDFSVFNKGFLKTSISIETAGNKFTQSISEGLKVSFKEAQKLKEKFGLSPEKKQGKIFLILQKEVREIIDEIKKIEDYFKNKESKGLEKIILTGGSALLPCFSEYLAENLQKSVIIGSPLENINIDDLPNRKTFKMKSVIYSAAIGSALRGLDKDPENSGINLIKEIKNKTPKKRQTSETDLPSPKKSSARKLPRKKILIWIAVASAIGISAILAIKFVPGLFNSQEKKFENKEVPAVSPVLPEEELINPNPIPEPQGGLEVVSSSSEEKKEEEKGLEITNPKLKITDTPTGWLNVRDEASFDGKAITKVYPDEEYEYTDEKDGWYRIILQDKTEGWVFGGYIIKI from the coding sequence TTGAGTTTTAATATATCTGATTATTCAGTAGAGCTGATTTCGCTGAAGGGCTTTTTGGAATCTCCTGAAATTAGAGTTTTTGGCAGAACGGTGCTTGAAAAGGGAACGGTTGAAAACGGTAAAATTTTAAACAAAGAAAAGTTAAAAGATTCTATTCAAAAATTAATTAAAAATCCCGATTTTGGAAAACCAAAAACAAAAAAAATAATTTTTTCAATACCCGAGTCAAAAACCCTTTTTTGCACCTTTGAGCTTCCAAAAGACCTGGAAGGAGACGAAGAAGAAGAGCTTAATTTCATAAAGAGAGAGGCGGAACAAACTTTTCCTTATTCGCTGGAAGACCTTTATTTGGATTTTAAAATCAACAATAAAGAAGTTTTTTTGTTTGCCGTTCCCAGGGAAACAACGGACGAGTTTTTAGAAATTTTTAAAGATTGCAAGTTAGAACCTGTAATTTTTGAGCCGGAATCGGAAAGTCTTTTTCGTTCTTTAATCAAAGGAAAAAAAGACCCCATTCTAATTGTTGATATTGGCGAGAAAACCACCGATTTTAGCGTTTTCAACAAAGGTTTTTTAAAAACAAGCATTTCAATTGAAACCGCGGGAAACAAATTTACGCAATCTATTTCAGAAGGCCTGAAAGTTTCTTTTAAAGAAGCTCAGAAGCTGAAAGAAAAATTTGGATTAAGTCCGGAAAAGAAACAAGGAAAAATATTTTTAATTCTTCAAAAAGAAGTCAGAGAAATTATTGATGAAATAAAAAAAATTGAAGATTATTTTAAGAACAAAGAAAGCAAAGGCCTTGAAAAAATAATTCTGACCGGAGGTTCGGCACTCTTGCCTTGTTTTTCAGAATATCTGGCTGAAAATTTGCAAAAATCTGTAATTATCGGCAGCCCTTTGGAAAATATTAATATAGACGATTTACCAAACAGAAAAACTTTTAAAATGAAGTCTGTTATTTATTCAGCGGCAATCGGCTCCGCTTTGAGGGGATTGGACAAAGATCCGGAAAATTCAGGAATTAATTTGATAAAGGAAATAAAAAACAAAACTCCTAAAAAAAGACAAACGTCCGAAACTGATTTACCATCTCCTAAAAAATCATCTGCCCGGAAATTGCCGCGGAAAAAAATTTTAATTTGGATTGCGGTTGCAAGCGCAATTGGAATTTCAGCAATCCTTGCGATTAAGTTTGTGCCGGGATTATTTAATTCGCAAGAAAAAAAATTTGAAAACAAAGAAGTGCCGGCAGTTTCTCCGGTCCTTCCGGAGGAAGAATTAATCAACCCTAATCCTATTCCGGAGCCTCAAGGGGGATTAGAAGTAGTTTCCAGCAGCAGTGAAGAAAAAAAAGAAGAAGAAAAGGGTTTAGAAATAACTAATCCTAAATTAAAGATTACAGATACGCCGACCGGATGGCTCAATGTCCGCGATGAAGCTTCCTTTGACGGAAAAGCGATTACAAAAGTTTACCCTGACGAGGAATACGAATATACCGACGAAAAAGACGGTTGGTACAGGATTATTTTGCAAGATAAAACAGAGGGATGGGTTTTTGGGGGTTATATTATAAAGATTTAA
- the rnc gene encoding ribonuclease III, with product MREFSLLEKKLNLNFKNKKLLTQAFVHRSFLNENPDFKIGNNERLEFLGDAVLELVVTEYLYQKYPKKSEGELTNWRAALVNADSLAKIAERIGLNNFLLLSKGESKEMNKARRYILANTIEAFIGALYLDLGYKASQEFIKKQVIKELPQIIKSGSYKDSKSHFQEKAQEKTTVTPTYKILEEWGPDHAKHFKVGVFLKEGLIAEGEGSSKQEAEVKAAEKALKIKDWL from the coding sequence ATGCGAGAATTTTCTTTGCTTGAAAAAAAATTAAATTTAAACTTTAAAAACAAAAAACTTTTAACCCAGGCTTTTGTTCACCGGTCTTTTTTGAACGAAAATCCGGACTTTAAAATAGGGAATAATGAAAGATTGGAATTCTTAGGAGATGCCGTTTTGGAGCTGGTTGTGACGGAATATCTTTACCAAAAATATCCTAAAAAATCCGAAGGAGAGCTGACTAATTGGCGGGCGGCCTTGGTGAATGCCGATTCTCTGGCGAAAATCGCCGAAAGAATCGGTTTGAATAATTTTCTTTTGCTTTCCAAGGGAGAGTCAAAAGAAATGAACAAAGCCCGGAGATACATACTGGCTAATACCATAGAGGCCTTTATCGGCGCCCTTTATCTTGATTTGGGATATAAAGCGAGCCAGGAATTTATAAAAAAACAAGTTATAAAAGAACTTCCCCAGATAATAAAATCAGGCTCTTACAAGGATTCCAAATCCCATTTTCAAGAGAAAGCTCAGGAAAAAACGACCGTTACCCCCACTTATAAAATTCTAGAAGAATGGGGGCCGGACCACGCCAAGCACTTTAAGGTGGGAGTTTTTTTGAAAGAAGGATTGATTGCCGAAGGAGAGGGCTCTTCCAAGCAGGAAGCCGAAGTAAAGGCCGCTGAAAAAGCTTTGAAAATTAAAGATTGGCTCTAA
- a CDS encoding HAMP domain-containing sensor histidine kinase encodes MRKKEFSKKQKTEEMVSIIAHQLKSPVAAIKGYLEALISGDCGQINNFQKEYLSDALENLIKMSGFIDNLLDVSRIEEEHFEVKLKPTSLENVAEKVISDLSVWTEASNCKVLFEKPESSLPKVLTDPDKIEKVIQNLVTNAVKYKKIGPGNIEIKIEKEGQKILFSCKDNGIGIPQEDLKKVFTKFYRSKKAMTIDIFASGIGLYINKATIELSGGKIWFVRNKKGGTTFYFTLPIVKN; translated from the coding sequence ATGCGAAAAAAGGAATTTTCAAAAAAACAAAAAACCGAAGAAATGGTTTCCATTATTGCTCATCAACTAAAAAGCCCGGTTGCGGCGATAAAAGGATATTTAGAGGCCTTGATTTCCGGAGATTGCGGCCAAATCAATAATTTTCAAAAAGAATATTTATCCGATGCTTTAGAGAACCTGATCAAAATGTCCGGATTTATTGATAATCTTTTGGATGTTTCCCGGATTGAAGAAGAGCATTTTGAAGTCAAACTGAAACCTACATCCCTGGAAAACGTAGCGGAAAAAGTTATTTCCGATTTGTCCGTTTGGACAGAAGCCAGCAACTGCAAAGTTCTTTTTGAAAAACCCGAGAGCTCTCTTCCTAAGGTTTTGACCGACCCTGATAAAATTGAAAAAGTTATCCAGAATTTAGTTACCAATGCCGTAAAATATAAAAAAATAGGTCCGGGCAATATTGAAATAAAAATAGAAAAAGAAGGCCAAAAAATTTTATTTTCCTGCAAAGATAATGGAATCGGAATCCCTCAAGAAGATTTAAAAAAAGTTTTTACTAAATTTTACCGCTCAAAAAAAGCCATGACGATTGATATTTTTGCTTCAGGAATAGGCCTTTATATAAATAAAGCCACAATTGAGCTTAGTGGCGGAAAAATTTGGTTTGTCAGAAACAAGAAGGGCGGTACGACCTTTTATTTCACTTTGCCTATTGTCAAAAATTAA